tggCTTGCTGTTGACTAGTTTGGGTTGCTTGCGCCGCTAGCTCGCAAGCGACATGTGCACCGTACTCGTGCTATTGTCGTGGTTGTAGTGCTCCGTATTGATAATCACTTGGACCACATAGCCCTGGTGTATGCTGCATTCGTCGATGGGCACCTTGTCGCCCAACAGTTTCCCACTGTAGAACCAACGCTGGCAACATGCATCCACACCCTCCGTAGCCTAAATATTGGAAATACATGAATTAGATAATTATTTAAGTCCTATTAGAGCTCAACTCACCTGCAACTTCTTCTTGCACTGTCCCACCGTATCCTTGGAGTATACTGGCAGTTTAACATCAGTCATGCTCGATGATATGCGCAGCTTGAGAAAGATCTCGGTGCCGCCATCCACTGGCTCTGAGTATTCAGCGGGCGAGTCTCGTCCATTCTCCTCCTTCACGATATTAATGGGATATGACAGACAGTAGATAGGCACCTTGTACTGCGTGCCCAGCTCATCGTAGCACTCTGTGAGGTAGCTGCAAGACGAATGTTAGCCAAATTAGTAACCAGGCGGGCAATCCACTATCACTATCTTATCTCAAATCCACCATCCAGtccccttccccccccc
This region of Drosophila miranda strain MSH22 chromosome 2, D.miranda_PacBio2.1, whole genome shotgun sequence genomic DNA includes:
- the LOC108156942 gene encoding ubiquitin domain-containing protein 1; its protein translation is MGACVCRMNPDNETMSVSSASISRPPSAGIALGASRKNRPLCHETIRWRSDVPLTEGQLRSKRDEFWDTAPAFDGRKEIWDALRAATNAAEGLDFQMAQAILDGANVSVPNGYLTECYDELGTQYKVPIYCLSYPINIVKEENGRDSPAEYSEPVDGGTEIFLKLRISSSMTDVKLPVYSKDTVGQCKKKLQATEGVDACCQRWFYSGKLLGDKVPIDECSIHQGYVVQVIINTEHYNHDNSTSTVHMSLAS